Proteins encoded in a region of the Prosthecochloris marina genome:
- a CDS encoding class I SAM-dependent methyltransferase — translation MMSRNMSQKESFWSRFASDFEKRNNYVAGYREIEFLKYQIAENKNLGTTLELGCGDGVFTEIIASNSEKVVATDWSAEMVEVTRQKFKDNEFIQVKQEDCLNLSFDKNSFDTVFMANLLHVIPNPEKALDECKRILKKDGRMIIVSFTIQGMKSFQKLGMLYRYIRTYGKPPKESRVLTTSNLEELLGKIGFEIKNIDLIGDKVKSVYAIAKM, via the coding sequence ATAATGAGTAGGAATATGTCACAAAAAGAATCATTCTGGTCAAGGTTTGCAAGTGATTTTGAGAAACGTAATAATTATGTCGCAGGGTATAGGGAAATAGAGTTTCTTAAATATCAAATAGCTGAAAACAAGAACCTTGGGACAACACTTGAATTGGGATGTGGAGATGGGGTGTTTACGGAAATTATTGCTTCAAATTCTGAGAAAGTTGTAGCAACTGATTGGTCTGCCGAGATGGTTGAGGTTACAAGACAAAAGTTCAAAGACAATGAATTTATTCAAGTGAAGCAAGAAGATTGTCTGAATCTTTCATTTGATAAGAACAGTTTTGATACTGTTTTTATGGCTAACTTGTTGCATGTAATCCCAAATCCAGAGAAAGCTCTTGATGAATGTAAACGTATTTTGAAAAAAGATGGACGCATGATTATTGTAAGTTTTACTATCCAAGGAATGAAGTCCTTTCAGAAGCTGGGCATGCTCTATCGATACATTCGAACATATGGTAAACCACCAAAGGAGTCGAGAGTTTTGACAACGTCCAATTTAGAAGAATTACTCGGTAAAATAGGATTTGAGATAAAAAATATAGATTTGATTGGTGACAAAGTGAAATCTGTTTATGCGATTGCTAAAATGTGA
- a CDS encoding class I SAM-dependent methyltransferase — MGINVRIGKERVSLNGVPETLLWPLWNRAAEQKRKDRLIDDPMSADLVERIDYDFEGSFGKPNAGHAIRARVIDDALKLWLQKKPAGTVVSLGEGLDTQFWRVDNGKLCWISVDLPESIEVRKRFLPAEERIETITCSALDDLWIKKMPQGSEVFIVMAGLLMYFKEGEVRDLLYRLAEHFGESQIIFDVIPVWLSRKSLKGMKVTKTYTVPLMPWALNYGDYKWFNDIHPHLRIKRQMTYADPFPERMRPYSYLLPFQWLTNRLASGIVQLEITSPKP, encoded by the coding sequence ATGGGGATAAACGTACGGATAGGAAAAGAAAGGGTGAGTCTGAACGGAGTGCCGGAAACCCTGCTGTGGCCACTCTGGAATCGGGCTGCCGAACAGAAACGGAAGGATCGTCTGATCGATGATCCCATGTCCGCCGATCTGGTCGAGCGTATCGACTATGATTTCGAGGGGAGCTTTGGAAAGCCCAATGCAGGTCATGCGATTCGGGCTCGTGTTATCGATGATGCATTGAAGCTATGGCTCCAGAAGAAGCCTGCAGGAACGGTTGTTTCCCTTGGTGAAGGATTGGATACCCAGTTCTGGCGTGTCGATAACGGCAAGCTGTGCTGGATTTCCGTAGACCTTCCCGAGAGCATCGAGGTGCGCAAGCGGTTTCTGCCTGCGGAAGAGAGGATAGAGACGATAACCTGTTCGGCGCTCGATGATCTATGGATAAAAAAGATGCCACAAGGATCGGAAGTGTTCATCGTCATGGCGGGACTTCTGATGTACTTTAAAGAAGGTGAAGTCAGGGATCTGTTGTATCGCCTTGCCGAACACTTTGGGGAAAGTCAGATTATATTCGACGTTATTCCTGTCTGGCTTTCCAGGAAAAGCCTCAAGGGGATGAAGGTGACTAAAACATACACTGTTCCGCTCATGCCGTGGGCACTGAACTATGGTGACTATAAATGGTTTAACGATATTCATCCTCATTTACGGATCAAGCGACAAATGACTTACGCCGATCCTTTTCCCGAGCGGATGCGTCCCTATTCCTATCTTTTGCCCTTTCAGTGGCTGACAAACAGGCTTGCTTCCGGAATAGTGCAGCTTGAAATCACTTCTCCGAAGCCCTGA